In the Eriocheir sinensis breed Jianghai 21 unplaced genomic scaffold, ASM2467909v1 Scaffold47, whole genome shotgun sequence genome, one interval contains:
- the LOC126992473 gene encoding uncharacterized protein LOC126992473 encodes MSCYIPRLYREKAAIIKGTFSDNGCSAEAKAKAWGSIVSRLAALHPGFSRCIKQCQRRWQTVMQEAKAKISAYQKARNGTGGLPPTLGELEVIIADVLGEGNVSVNSIDRTVVDPFPLDTEDVPENGSLQVDVTPPVPPQPSTDTPQTTTTPPPVVPAAAASSSTPVGTCTMLVDEEELQFIRLKRELELQAAELQVEIKQAELKKT; translated from the exons ATGTCGTGTTATATACCTAGG CTCTACAGGGAGAAAGCAGCCATCATCAAGGGCACTTTTTCCGACAATGGCTGCTCTGCTGAGGCGAAGGCGAAGGCTTGGGGCAGCATTGTCTCTCGCCTAGCGGCACTCCACCCTGGCTTCAGCAGATGCATAAAGCAGTGCCAGAGACGCTGGCAAACTGTTATGCAGGAAGCAAAAGCTAAAATTAGTGCCTACCAAAAGGCCAGGAATGGAACAG gTGGCCTTCCGCCTACACTCGGGGAGCTAGAGGTCATCATCGCTGATGTGCTGGGAGAGGGGAACGTATCAGTCAATTCTATTGACAGGACAGTGGTGGACCCTTTTCCACTTGACACTGAAGATGTTCCCGAAAATGG GAGTCTTCAGGTGGATGTCACACCACCTGTCCCTCCCCAACCCAGCACAGACACacctcaaaccaccaccacaccaccaccagtagttcCTGCCGCTGCAGCTTCCTCCAGTACACCAGTTGGGACCTGCACCATgttggtggatgaggaggagctgcAGTTCATCCGCCTGAAGAGGGAACTTGAACTGCAGGCTGCAGAGCTACAAGTAGAAATTAAACAGGCAGAATTAAAAAAAACTTAA